One genomic region from Rosa rugosa chromosome 1, drRosRugo1.1, whole genome shotgun sequence encodes:
- the LOC133726321 gene encoding uncharacterized protein LOC133726321, which translates to MATCKTLVHTSLSSIGSTLRPQFIPLLNLRFSPLLCPNKGLRVSNVTSRPYASIAAAEAADFTDEAAPSPNETLDPSESQDTVEHLLTHRDDVVKFMKMERRPLRSPLGGDRWFPYLDRFNCGGAYLSSGEILEAVDPYIMDVRKERFRNVVRNRSYSVCLVVEGLGDFGNVSAVFRSADALGIQSVHVLSCDASKRYRENRHVSMGAEKWLDIELWDSTQDCFEVLTSRGYRIATTHVGMDAVSIYNMDWSCPTAIVVGNENRGISDEALDLSDLHCSIPMKGMVDSFNVSVAAGILMHHAVCDRTSRLGCHGDLTSEENQILLAEFSLRHSKNSISIAHEYAKRKAALLTPRL; encoded by the exons ATGGCGACCTGCAAAACCCTAGTCcacacttctctctcttcaatcGGCTCCACTCTCCGACCCCAATTCATCCCTCTCCTCAATCTCCGCTTCTCCCCTCTCCTTTGCCCCAACAaag GGCTCAGAGTTTCCAATGTCACTTCTCGGCCGTACGCTTCAATTGCAGCAGCAGAAGCCGCGGACTTCACAGACGAAGCTGCTCCGTCGCCAAACGAAACCCTAGATCCATCCGAGTCACAAGACACCGTGGAGCACCTCCTCACGCACCGAGACGACGTCGTGAAGTTTATGAAAATGGAACGCCGCCCTTTACGGTCCCCACTCGGCGGCGATAGGTGGTTCCCGTACCTCGACAGATTCAACTGCGGCGGTGCTTACCTCAGCAGCGGTGAGATACTGGAAGCGGTTGATCCGTACATAATGGATGTGAGGAAGGAGAGGTTTAGGAATGTGGTGAGGAATCGGAGCTACTCGGTGTGCTTGGTGGTGGAGGGATTGGGAGATTTCGGAAATGTATCGGCGGTGTTCCGGTCCGCCGACGCGCTCGGGATTCAGTCGGTTCATGTGCTCTCTTGTGACGCATCCAAAAG GTACAGAGAAAATCGCCATGTCAGCATGGGAGCAGAGAAATGGTTAGATATTGAACTTTGGGACTCCACTCAAGACTGCTTTGAGGTTCTAACATCGCGTGGTTATCGAATTGCGACAACACATGTGGGGATGGATGCG GTGTCTATTTACAACATGGACTGGTCCTGCCCAACTGCAATAGTAGTCGGAAATGAAAATAG GGGAATAAGTGACGAGGCGCTGGATTTGTCAGATTTGCATTGCAGTATTCCAATGAAGGGCATGGTGGATTCTTTCAATGTTTCAGTTGCTGCAGGCATTCTCATGCACCATGCTGTTTGTGATAGAACTTCTCGCCTG GGCTGTCATGGTGATCTGACATCTGAAGAGAACCAAATTCTTCTTGCTGAGTTTTCTCTGCGTCATAGCAAGAATTCAATTAGCATTGCTCATGAGTATGCAAAGCGGAAGGCAGCTCTGCTCACACCAAGGCTTTGA